Within Marinomonas mediterranea MMB-1, the genomic segment ACAGGCTCCAACAAAGTCCACTTCGACACCCGCAAAGGCAGAACAAAAACCTAAGGTTGTTGAATCACAGAAAAAGCCCGTTGAAACGGCAAAACGTGCAGAAAAAGATAAATTCGAATTTTATCAAATCTTACAGGACAGCGAAGTCGACACCAGTCACGTCGACGCCTATGAATATGAGCCCCGTGGCGAACAAGACTTCCTGTACATGCTTCAAGCAGCGTCGTTTAGAAGTTCGACCGATGCTGATCGCTTAAGAGCGGAATTAATATTGTCCGGGTTACCTGCCGCGATTAGAGAAACGACGGGGGAAAATGGCGCCCCTTGGTATCGTGTCACGGTTGGTCCTTATCTATCACGCTCTGAAAAAAGCCGAGCTCAAGATAAGCTAGTCGCAAAAGGCATCGAATCTTACACCTATAAAATCCCGCGCCCAGAAGGAAAATAACGCACGTTTATCTCGCGTTAATGAGACTCTTCTTCCGCCCTCTCCTTCTTCCACTTAGCCGATCAGCAACTTGCAGCTGATCGGCTTGAAATCCCCTTAATCGCCCCCATTTTGTTTAACATTGAAACGGGAGTATTACATGACTACGATTTTAACCGTCCGTAAAGAAAATGAAGTGGTTGTTGGTGGAGACGGTCAAGTCTCACTTGGCAACACAGTAATGAAAGGCAACGCCCGTAAAGTACGCCGTCTGTACAAAGGCGAAGTCATTGCCGGTTTTGCTGGAGGCACGGCTGACGCCTTCACCCTATTTGAGCGTTTTGAAGGTCAGTTGGAAAAACATCAAGGTCATTTGGTCCGCGCTGCGGTGGACCTTGCAAAAGACTGGCGCTCCGATAAAGCACTTCGCAAACTAGAAGCGATGCTGGTCGTAGCGAATAAAGAAAACACGCTTATTATAACGGGAACGGGTGACGTAGTTGAGCCACAACATGGCGCACTAGCGATTGGTTCCGGTGGTAATTATGCAGAAGCGGCTGCGCGTGCCTTAATCGACAACACGGATTTAAGTGCAAAAGATATCGTTGAGAAAAGTCTTAATATTGCGGCTGACATTTGTGTGTTCACAAACCACAATCTAACGATCGAAACCATTGCTATCGATCCTGCATTAGAAGACCAGACTAACTAACTTAAAAGATTCAGATTTAAAGAGACTGACTATGAGTAAGATGACGCCAAGAGAAACCGTCAACGCATTAGACCAACATATCATAGGCCAACAAAGCGCAAAAAGAGCGGTCGCTATTGCACTGCGTAATCGCTGGCGTCGTATGCAACTGCCTGAAGACATGCGCGCTGAAGTCACGCCGAAAAACATCCTAATGATCGGCCCTACTGGGGTAGGCAAAACGGAAATCGCGCGTCGACTTGCGAAACTATCTAACGCGCCTTTTATCAAAATCGAAGCCACGAAGTTTACCGAAGTGGGCTATGTCGGACGTGATGTTGAATCAATCATCCGTGATCTAGTAGAAATGGCGATTAAGATGTTACGTGAGCAAGAAACAACACGTATGCGCCATAAAGCAGAAGATGCAGCGGAAGACCGTATTCTAGACGCTTTATTACCACCAGCACGCGGTGGTGATCCAGAACTGAATAACGAAAGCAACACACGTCAGATATTCCGCAAAAAACTGCGCGAAGGTCAGCTTGACGACAAAGAGATCGACATTGACGTTTCTGAAACGCCAGTTGGCGTAGAGATCATGGCTCCTCCAGGCATGGAAGAAATGACAAGCCAGTTGCAAAACATGTTCTCTAGCATGGGCAACGACCGCAAAAAACGCCGTAAACTAAAAGTAAAAGATGCATTGCGTCAGGTTCGCGATGAAGAAGCGGCAAAACTGGTCAACGAAGACGAGCTTAAAGCACGCGCTGTTGAAGCCGTCGAGCAAAACGGCATTGTATTCTTAGATGAGATAGACAAAGTCGCTAAAAGCGGCGAGCGTTCAAGTGGAGAAGTCTCTCGTGAAGGTGTACAGCGTGATCTACTGCCTCTTGTTGAAGGCTGCACGGTCAATACGAAATACGGCATGATCAAAACAGATCACATCTTGTTTATCGCGTCGGGCGCTTTCCACCTGACAAAACCGTCTGACTTGATCCCGGAACTTCAAGGTCGTTTGCCTATCCGTGTTGAGCTAGATGCTCTAACGGTTGAGGATTTCAAACGTATTCTTGTCGAGCCAAGCGCGTCACTTACGAAGCAGTATGTCGCACTAGCCAAAACGGAAAACATCGACATCAACTTTACGGATGAAGGTATTACTCGTATTGCTGAGATTGCTTGCCAAGTTAACGAAACGGTAGAAAACATTGGTGCGCGTCGTTTGCATACTGTGCTGGAACGTTTGCTTGAAGAAGTCTCTTACTCAGCAAGTGACATGCCAGACGATCAACAAGTCAATATTACGGCGGAGTATGTTGACGAGCAACTTGGCGAAGTCGTGAAAGACGAAGATCTAAGTCAGTATATTTTGTAAATAATAGACCCCCTCCCAACCCCTTAGTAAGGGGGGAGGAGCAGATGGCAGATCATTTAATGTACTTTTTTCTTAGCAATGAGAGAGCTATAACCCCCTCCCAACCCCTTAGTAAGGAGAAGGAGTAGATGGCAGATCATTTAATGTACTCATCTCTTAGCTATAAGAGAGCTAAAGACCTCTCCCAACCCCTCAGTGAGGGAAAGGAGCAGATATTGGACAACGCTAAATGCTAACCCCGACGAAGATTCACTATCATAAGAAGTCACGCGAGCTTGAACTCGTGTTTTCAGACAATCAAGCATTTCGATTGAGTGCTGAGTACTTACGGGTGCATTCTCCTTCTGCTGAAGTAAGAGGCCACGGGCAGCAGCTCCCCATTCTGCAATTTGGTAAAAAAGACGTCGCGATTCAAAACATCGAAGCGGCGGGGAATTACGCATTAAAAATCACCTTTGACGATGGTCATGACACCGGGCTTTATTCTTGGGAGTACCTATACAACATAGGTAAAAACCAAGAAGAACTTTGGCAAATGTATCTGAGTCGCCTTGAAAAAGAAGGCAAGACGCGCGACACTTCCGTTATACAAATCCACCAGCTTTAAGCGTCAGAAGATAACCTATGGAATCCATTAGCCTCTCAGCATTGAGCGCCATCGAAAAAGCCATCAACCTTGCTCTTGAGCAAGACTCTCCTTCTTTGGAACGCCTTACTAAGCTGTCAGGGCAACAGATTTTTCTGGAAGTAGACGATTTCAATCTCATACTTCAAGTCCATATTCATGAAACAGGCGTCATGCTGTTTAAACCTGAAAGTATGGAAGAGGTCGAACTGGACCCTAAACTCGATACCCATGTAAAAGGCCCAAGCAGTGCTTACCGTAAGCTACTGGAAGGGGATGGTTTCTTCGACGGAGACCTTAGAATTCAAGGCAATGCTCAAGCCTTAATGACACTACACAAGGTGCTAGAGAACTTTGAATTAGACTGGGAAGGCATACTAGCCGACTACATTGGCGACCTTCCAGCAAGCACGCTTGCGCGTTTGCTTCGCTACCAATGGGGAATA encodes:
- a CDS encoding SPOR domain-containing protein — its product is MAAKGSRPRKGATRKAATPPPKRKTSWWMWLIVPAIVFGFIYGLMQLSQVEQTTKPQTQVKTQAPTKSTSTPAKAEQKPKVVESQKKPVETAKRAEKDKFEFYQILQDSEVDTSHVDAYEYEPRGEQDFLYMLQAASFRSSTDADRLRAELILSGLPAAIRETTGENGAPWYRVTVGPYLSRSEKSRAQDKLVAKGIESYTYKIPRPEGK
- the hslU gene encoding ATP-dependent protease ATPase subunit HslU yields the protein MSKMTPRETVNALDQHIIGQQSAKRAVAIALRNRWRRMQLPEDMRAEVTPKNILMIGPTGVGKTEIARRLAKLSNAPFIKIEATKFTEVGYVGRDVESIIRDLVEMAIKMLREQETTRMRHKAEDAAEDRILDALLPPARGGDPELNNESNTRQIFRKKLREGQLDDKEIDIDVSETPVGVEIMAPPGMEEMTSQLQNMFSSMGNDRKKRRKLKVKDALRQVRDEEAAKLVNEDELKARAVEAVEQNGIVFLDEIDKVAKSGERSSGEVSREGVQRDLLPLVEGCTVNTKYGMIKTDHILFIASGAFHLTKPSDLIPELQGRLPIRVELDALTVEDFKRILVEPSASLTKQYVALAKTENIDINFTDEGITRIAEIACQVNETVENIGARRLHTVLERLLEEVSYSASDMPDDQQVNITAEYVDEQLGEVVKDEDLSQYIL
- a CDS encoding ubiquinone biosynthesis accessory factor UbiJ, yielding MESISLSALSAIEKAINLALEQDSPSLERLTKLSGQQIFLEVDDFNLILQVHIHETGVMLFKPESMEEVELDPKLDTHVKGPSSAYRKLLEGDGFFDGDLRIQGNAQALMTLHKVLENFELDWEGILADYIGDLPASTLARLLRYQWGITKEVSTQARIQLVNHLQSNSQLLPSKIEFDHLVDDLERFGVQLDRFEAKLRLSERKKNS
- the hslV gene encoding ATP-dependent protease subunit HslV — protein: MTTILTVRKENEVVVGGDGQVSLGNTVMKGNARKVRRLYKGEVIAGFAGGTADAFTLFERFEGQLEKHQGHLVRAAVDLAKDWRSDKALRKLEAMLVVANKENTLIITGTGDVVEPQHGALAIGSGGNYAEAAARALIDNTDLSAKDIVEKSLNIAADICVFTNHNLTIETIAIDPALEDQTN
- a CDS encoding gamma-butyrobetaine hydroxylase-like domain-containing protein, giving the protein MLTPTKIHYHKKSRELELVFSDNQAFRLSAEYLRVHSPSAEVRGHGQQLPILQFGKKDVAIQNIEAAGNYALKITFDDGHDTGLYSWEYLYNIGKNQEELWQMYLSRLEKEGKTRDTSVIQIHQL